The following proteins come from a genomic window of Alnus glutinosa chromosome 10, dhAlnGlut1.1, whole genome shotgun sequence:
- the LOC133879532 gene encoding putative disease resistance RPP13-like protein 1 has protein sequence MAEIATVFVSPFLQVFFEKMASGDFVDFFRRRKLSDKLLKNLNTTFLTLNAVLEDAEELQVSKPVVKKWLDELKDAVYDAEHVLDVIATEALRSELDAQFQTTANKVRKSISTFRNSFVKEIEPKIKDVLERLESLTQQKDVIGLREGAGGKLSERLPTTSLVEESKICGRNDEKEAIIKLLLSDDACGKEMSVIAIVGMGGIGKTTLAQLVYNNDKVKEHFNLEAWVCVSEEFDVFKVTKIILEAVTSSPCYVTNLNQLQLRLKECLMGKKFILVLDDVWNENYVHWEELSKPFKFGAQGSRVIITTRNHSVASVMRASSTHPLKELLEENCWTLFAAHAFHDGNSNVHGELVVIGRKIMEKCGGLPLAVKTIGALLRSKPYVDEWDKILKSEL, from the coding sequence ATGGCTGAGATTGCAACCGTTTTTGTCTCTCCCTTCCTTCaagtgttttttgaaaaaatggcaTCTGGTGACTTCGTTGACTTCTTTCGGCGACGAAAACTCTCCGATAAACTCCTAAAGAATTTGAACACAACATTCCTGACCCTCAATGCAGTGCTTGAAGACGCAGAGGAGTTGCAAGTTTCAAAGCCTGTTGTGAAAAAGTGGCTTGATGAGCTGAAAGATGCAGTCTATGATGCAGAGCATGTCTTGGATGTGATTGCTACTGAAGCTTTGCGAAGCGAGTTGGATGCTCAATTTCAAACCACTGCAAACAAGGTACGGAAATCTATTTCTACTTTTCGTAATTCTTTTGTCAAAGAGATAGAGCCAAAGATAAAAGACGTTCTCGAAAGACTAGAATCTCTAACACAACAAAAGGATGTTATCGGCCTAAGAGAAGGTGCGGGAGGGAAATTATCGGAAAGATTGCCCACGACGTCTTTGGTTGAAGAGTCTAAAATTTGTGGTAGGAATGATGAAAAGGAGGCAATAATTAAATTGTTGCTCTCAGATGATGCATGTGGCAAAGAGATGAGTGTGATTGCCATAGTCGGCATGGGGGGGATTGGCAAGACCACCCTTGCTCAACTTGTATATAATAATGACAAAGTGAAGGAGCACTTTAACCTTGAAGCATGGGTTTGTGTTTCTGAAGAATTTGATGTGTTCAAGGTAACCAAAATAATTTTGGAGGCAGTAACTTCGTCACCTTGTTATGTCACTAATCTAAATCAGCTTCAACTTAGATTAAAGGAGTGTTTAATGGGGAAGAAGTTTATACTTGTATTAGATGATGTTTGGAATGAGAATTATGTTCACTGGGAGGAACTAAGCAAACCTTTTAAATTTGGAGCACAAGGAAGTAGGGTCATCATAACAACACGCAATCATTCTGTTGCATCAGTTATGCGTGCTAGTTCAACTCATCCTCTAAAGGAGTTACTAGAAGAAAATTGTTGGACACTATTTGCAGCACATGCATTTCATGATGGCAACTCTAACGTGCATGGAGAGTTAGTAGTAATAGGTAGAAAAATCATGGAAAAGTGCGGAGGCCTTCCATTAGCAGTCAAGACAATTGGGGCTCTATTAAGATCTAAACCATATGTTGATGAATGGGATAAGATATTGAAGAGTGAATTATGA